The following are from one region of the Phormidium sp. PBR-2020 genome:
- a CDS encoding peptidoglycan-binding protein: MVRGIDVADYQGTVNWPAVAKSGIEFAVTKATEGGTFVADSFARNWSGIRSAGLVRGAYHFYRPRTDALAQANLFLNMVKLQPGDLPPVLDIESDDGVEPERIRAGIRSWLVRVEEATQRRPILYTYPSFWERLGNWQDFTDYPLWIAHYTTAERPWVPGGWRTWTMWQFTDSGTVSGVTGPVDVNSFNVIKAGSQSQMVVQVQRSLRGKGYDIGSLDGVFGAKSQEATREFQTALGLTATGEITPRTWAYLMDATITGKGVDPKPPDSEKSMPTPTDAIKLIDVMKFYQDLPHQGKALNWLQGRLESGVLLEFARRWRNDSTSTTPIELVNVAKFYRNLSSQNQALEWLEGQLSSEMVKEFAQRWRSPQEFREAPIVLANAAQYYQGMSHQKQAWQWLQERLSHEDLAEFARIWRQ; the protein is encoded by the coding sequence ATGGTTAGAGGCATTGATGTTGCGGATTACCAGGGAACCGTTAATTGGCCGGCGGTGGCTAAGTCGGGAATTGAGTTTGCGGTGACGAAGGCGACGGAGGGGGGAACGTTTGTGGCGGACTCCTTTGCTCGTAATTGGTCGGGGATTCGCTCGGCGGGGTTGGTTCGCGGGGCCTATCATTTCTATCGTCCCCGCACGGATGCGCTGGCTCAGGCGAATTTGTTTTTGAATATGGTGAAGCTGCAACCGGGGGATTTACCGCCGGTGTTGGATATTGAAAGTGATGATGGGGTGGAACCGGAGCGGATTCGCGCGGGTATCCGGAGTTGGTTGGTGCGGGTGGAGGAGGCGACGCAGCGTCGGCCGATTCTGTATACCTATCCGTCGTTTTGGGAACGGTTGGGGAATTGGCAAGATTTTACGGACTATCCGCTCTGGATTGCCCATTACACGACGGCTGAGCGGCCCTGGGTTCCTGGGGGCTGGCGCACGTGGACGATGTGGCAATTCACGGATAGTGGCACGGTGAGCGGGGTGACGGGGCCGGTGGATGTGAACTCGTTTAATGTGATTAAGGCGGGAAGTCAGAGCCAGATGGTGGTTCAGGTACAGCGGTCTCTACGAGGGAAGGGCTATGATATTGGGTCGCTCGATGGGGTATTTGGGGCGAAAAGCCAAGAGGCGACTCGTGAGTTTCAGACGGCGCTGGGATTGACGGCGACGGGTGAGATTACGCCGCGAACCTGGGCCTATCTGATGGATGCTACGATAACGGGCAAAGGAGTGGACCCTAAGCCACCGGATTCGGAGAAGAGTATGCCTACCCCCACGGATGCGATTAAGTTGATTGATGTGATGAAGTTCTATCAGGATTTACCCCATCAGGGGAAGGCGTTGAACTGGTTACAGGGGCGACTGGAGAGTGGGGTGTTGCTGGAGTTTGCTCGTCGTTGGCGCAATGATTCGACGAGTACGACCCCAATTGAGTTGGTCAATGTGGCTAAGTTTTATCGCAATCTGTCCAGCCAGAATCAGGCGTTGGAGTGGTTGGAGGGACAACTGAGTTCGGAGATGGTGAAGGAGTTTGCTCAGCGGTGGCGATCGCCCCAGGAGTTCCGGGAGGCTCCGATTGTGTTAGCGAATGCGGCGCAATATTATCAAGGGATGAGTCATCAGAAACAGGCTTGGCAATGGCTCCAGGAGCGCCTCAGTCATGAGGATTTGGCTGAGTTTGCTCGGATTTGGCGCCAATAG
- a CDS encoding Uma2 family endonuclease, with protein MDKSPNFTPHEAIAATEVAIDTFVTAKQKRLLTDSLYTSLHGQPFLIESNIGILHTQGQPLVAPDLMLSLDIGEDWWTHRHHPYSLWEFGKSPDLVMEIVSTTTGDELGAKLSVYERLRVSYYVLFDPERVLGGPRLRAFELRGKCYFEIAKFNDLDKPIWLDQVGLGLMLWQGEFEDKDCLWLRWCDQQGNILPTGYELAQQELLDREEYEKRAERIESQLLQANQRTERAKKWAQRLAEQLRALGVDPDTV; from the coding sequence ATGGATAAGTCCCCGAATTTTACTCCCCATGAGGCGATCGCGGCTACGGAGGTTGCGATCGATACGTTTGTGACGGCGAAACAGAAGCGTCTGTTGACGGATTCGCTGTATACGTCGCTGCATGGACAACCGTTCCTGATTGAGAGCAATATCGGCATTCTCCATACTCAGGGACAGCCTCTGGTGGCCCCGGATTTGATGTTGAGTTTGGATATTGGTGAGGATTGGTGGACTCACCGTCATCATCCCTATTCTCTGTGGGAGTTTGGCAAGTCTCCGGATTTGGTGATGGAAATCGTCTCAACGACGACTGGGGATGAGTTGGGGGCGAAGCTGAGTGTGTATGAGCGGTTACGGGTGAGTTACTATGTGCTGTTCGATCCTGAGAGGGTGCTAGGGGGGCCCCGGTTGCGAGCGTTTGAGTTGCGGGGCAAGTGCTATTTTGAGATTGCCAAGTTCAATGATCTCGATAAGCCGATTTGGTTGGATCAAGTGGGGTTGGGGTTGATGCTCTGGCAAGGGGAGTTTGAGGATAAGGATTGTCTCTGGTTGCGTTGGTGTGATCAGCAGGGGAATATTTTGCCGACGGGGTATGAGTTGGCCCAGCAGGAGTTGTTGGATCGCGAGGAGTATGAGAAACGGGCCGAACGGATTGAGTCGCAGTTGTTGCAGGCCAATCAACGGACGGAACGAGCGAAGAAGTGGGCCCAGCGGTTGGCGGAACAGTTGCGAGCGTTGGGGGTTGACCCGGATACGGTGTAG
- a CDS encoding glycosyltransferase family 2 protein, whose amino-acid sequence MVNPRVSVIIPVYNGGRFLGEAIASVLAQTYEDWELIVVDDGSTEAIEPVIAPYRSRLHYSRQKNQGVAVARNRGLELARGEFIAFLDQDDWFEPDKLGVQVAALQESPHLGMVHSGWFVVDAEGRRLSTVNPREGIPELDLAAWLLWKPVFLGAMLFRRSGLERVGGFDKTLEKTPDVALVLQLILKGCQGDWVSRPTVSYRQHQTNASRETRVQVCECEQILDEIFADPHLPPEVRALESQARYNNLVWSAWRLYSTGEFSLMTDYLRKSLAYGHQSRTETVLDWLRWFEQYEAEYGGGFNAADFGQTSEWFGRLIQS is encoded by the coding sequence GTGGTGAATCCTCGGGTGAGTGTGATTATTCCGGTGTATAATGGCGGGCGCTTTCTGGGGGAGGCGATCGCCAGTGTTTTGGCGCAAACCTATGAGGATTGGGAGTTAATTGTGGTGGATGATGGCTCGACGGAGGCGATCGAGCCTGTGATTGCGCCTTATCGCTCGCGGTTGCACTATAGTCGCCAGAAGAATCAGGGGGTGGCGGTGGCTCGTAATCGGGGACTGGAGCTGGCTCGGGGGGAGTTTATCGCCTTTTTGGATCAGGATGATTGGTTTGAGCCGGATAAGTTAGGGGTTCAGGTGGCGGCGTTGCAGGAGTCGCCTCATCTGGGGATGGTTCATAGTGGCTGGTTTGTGGTGGATGCTGAGGGACGACGGTTGTCGACGGTGAATCCCAGGGAGGGGATTCCTGAGTTGGATTTGGCGGCCTGGCTGTTGTGGAAGCCGGTGTTTTTGGGGGCGATGTTGTTTCGGCGATCGGGTTTGGAGAGGGTGGGGGGGTTTGACAAAACGTTGGAAAAAACTCCGGATGTGGCGTTGGTTTTGCAGTTAATACTAAAAGGATGCCAAGGGGACTGGGTTTCTCGGCCAACGGTTTCCTATCGCCAACATCAGACCAATGCTTCGCGGGAAACGCGAGTACAGGTGTGTGAATGTGAGCAAATCTTAGATGAGATTTTTGCAGATCCTCATCTCCCACCAGAGGTGCGGGCGCTTGAGTCTCAGGCTCGCTATAACAATCTGGTTTGGAGTGCGTGGCGGTTGTACTCGACGGGTGAGTTTTCGCTCATGACTGATTATTTGAGGAAATCTTTGGCGTATGGTCATCAATCTCGGACGGAAACTGTTTTGGATTGGCTGCGTTGGTTTGAGCAGTATGAGGCTGAGTATGGGGGGGGATTTAATGCGGCTGATTTTGGTCAAACTTCCGAGTGGTTTGGTCGATTAATACAATCGTAG
- a CDS encoding tetratricopeptide repeat protein gives MSAGKLLKQANQLKRSGNVDEAIALYHQVIDINPLAWAYHNLGDALAKQGKLDEAVAFYSEGLKINNRSAWLFYDLGKSLAELGDLDSSIKYFKKAIELKPDCYYKFYSRLGWVLTQNKKFDEALNYCSHAIQLNPKLVDAYLGCCASYICKGELQKAENYINLVIQLNPKKPKAKRYSDFFYIINKFQSKVGIFLVKNSKNIQESQDSNYYLGKLLNLVKMYSEVSPNENLIKIRQLGQFHHCISGLILPGVNYLVILKRLHLFLTPKNYVEIGVDRGESFKLGSLSTVSIGIDPQPKLQCKIAPSAKIFQMTSNAFFQNHNLLKELHGHKVDFAFIDGLHLFEQALKDFINLEKYSHSNTVICFHDTFPLDEITARRDRTTSFWSGDVWKIALILKKYRPDLRISTVATRPTGLTIVTNLDSSSQILSKHYDNILWEYLNKSWVDSLELRFAMFSVVDNNWQAVIENMFVEGVSLID, from the coding sequence ATGAGTGCCGGTAAGTTGCTGAAGCAGGCTAATCAGTTGAAACGGTCTGGGAATGTAGATGAGGCGATCGCCCTCTATCATCAGGTCATTGACATTAATCCTCTTGCTTGGGCTTATCATAACCTGGGCGATGCTTTGGCTAAACAGGGTAAGTTGGATGAGGCTGTTGCTTTTTATTCTGAAGGCTTAAAAATAAACAATCGGTCGGCTTGGCTATTTTATGATTTAGGGAAATCTTTAGCAGAACTTGGAGATTTAGATTCGTCCATTAAGTACTTCAAAAAAGCTATTGAATTAAAACCGGATTGCTACTATAAATTTTATAGTAGACTAGGCTGGGTTTTGACCCAAAACAAAAAATTTGATGAGGCTCTAAATTATTGCAGCCATGCTATTCAACTTAATCCCAAATTAGTTGATGCTTACTTGGGATGCTGTGCATCATATATCTGCAAGGGGGAACTACAAAAAGCTGAAAATTATATAAATTTAGTAATTCAGTTGAACCCCAAAAAACCAAAAGCTAAACGTTATTCTGATTTTTTTTATATCATAAATAAATTTCAATCTAAGGTCGGTATTTTTCTTGTAAAGAATTCAAAAAATATCCAAGAATCTCAAGATTCTAACTATTATCTAGGAAAACTTTTGAATTTAGTTAAAATGTATTCGGAAGTATCTCCAAATGAAAATCTAATAAAAATACGCCAGCTAGGTCAATTCCATCACTGCATTAGTGGATTGATTTTGCCTGGAGTAAATTACTTAGTAATCTTAAAAAGATTGCATTTATTTCTGACCCCAAAAAATTATGTAGAAATCGGTGTGGACAGAGGTGAATCTTTTAAATTAGGGAGTTTATCAACGGTTTCTATTGGTATTGATCCACAACCTAAACTGCAATGTAAAATTGCACCTAGTGCCAAAATTTTTCAGATGACCAGCAATGCCTTTTTTCAAAACCATAATCTACTAAAAGAACTACACGGACATAAAGTTGATTTCGCTTTTATTGATGGATTGCATTTGTTTGAGCAAGCGCTGAAAGATTTTATCAACCTTGAAAAATACAGTCATTCAAATACAGTTATTTGTTTTCATGATACTTTTCCATTAGATGAGATAACAGCTAGACGCGATCGCACAACTAGTTTTTGGAGTGGAGATGTTTGGAAAATAGCTCTGATTTTAAAGAAGTATAGACCGGATTTAAGAATATCTACAGTAGCGACTAGACCAACGGGATTAACCATAGTAACTAATCTGGACTCTAGTTCACAAATTTTATCCAAGCATTATGATAACATTTTGTGGGAATACCTGAATAAGAGTTGGGTAGATAGCTTAGAGTTACGATTTGCTATGTTTTCTGTTGTAGATAATAATTGGCAGGCTGTGATCGAAAATATGTTTGTAGAGGGTGTATCTCTGATTGACTGA
- a CDS encoding glycosyltransferase — protein MSTPPGLLDLTPLFASNAELDDLTLMPPDTVVPSTHEGQQEPSKQFAMGQPKIMGPEKMTQNGDASKEFEQPETQTQFTPLQEIEASSREEWLTLAQRLKAEERWGEAIAAYKQAVNEDRQPQTQKQSGQDSLKQEIAASPQSFEQLQAQAFTYGQQRQWQACIETCEQALRLQPTASLYKLLGDVSQITGQLTQAQRSYREALRLQPDFAEVYGNLGTLYAREREWQRAIECFRRALRYQPQRAAHHRALAGVWEQVGNEVEAVRCWHQVLSLEPESGQAQDYFSLGNRWVRLGEWPMAERYYREAIARDEQLTDAWHNLAEVLAYHQQWQPAREIYERILPREPQRVMSRLGYARVLTKLQDWQGAMAEYHRLAESAPEQVLAQQRFAQTLKEQGLLEEAIAVYRRALNFAPDGFELRLGFAELLSEQEQWEEALPQAEAAIALNPEVAQAHYYAGRAQVACEQWQAAIPHLEQAVRLDSQLFWARYFWGESLLALEDWQGAAAVLEAAMPLNPEYPGGYCHLGQAFLELERYSEAVQAYRQAISFGSNYLSYSLLGVALLKLKDSDGAIEVLNRGLELTPDYYKFYLLLGEAFLEKQDWQAAIEALGQAVALKPEGLEFNLQLQQLLCRLGQSQEPVKNLRQALDLNCDDPQLQLALGVVLLEGRIDLDWAEACLRQNLELQPNQPQGHFYLGKCSARQGQLDEALGFYRRSWELSQSVDCGLALGEVLQQLGRWSEAVQQYRQVLLEFGESGEALFGLGQALAASERPMEAVVEWRRAMGLGWNSPELYRCLAEALVSLERWDEAVLEWGRLLELQPGNALVRRQRALALIGLGRWSESAQEWQQYWQVAPGSGQGTVLDFRPQLGIYGEIPHHQELSLTGDLTIEFWLRLRQWPQDWTNLVGKFVSDEQNEFCLRIKDGERGQWYYGRGEGCATPLTWVPQETIPLHQWVHITCVRKFGQSGQLYINGVLQGEQDWGNESGATPTEAPVRLMVSSRLHQFSDGQLSELRIWKVARTGDEIRGRMCEPLTEGEPGLVAVWSGSEDGGLVDLRGQYQGQMRQAAAAGTSHPRVGVCSCDVSQNGREQAYTLAQLYGSWAEVEFISCWFSQAEGQVSPANQETEIPCHTIQVEDEERFLEQALGLVLAHPYEVVHLSKPQMPNVILGLLYKLLWDARVIVDIEDEELSFIEAEAAVNCRDLPPLKNLDSQKWTEITASLAREFDQIRELNRAEAGELSVLLGCEVSRGLSLFLQRLPAVEFVLSKRVTHQVLAKFHQGVSVVILSWNGAGHLQRLLSSFFDTNTYFPIELIIIDHGSEDNTAEVVRQQAINENIRYINRGANFSFSDSCNYGASLTKYPYLLFLRNDIVFSSDVLPLAVSRLDDATIGAVGVRLDDDPSSLPKGKNPGVQHTGIEFVWNEQRGYFQPEQIRYGSLNDYLAVSATEGNFSPAVAGAFLLCRKGDFEKVGRFSTDYNYGLEDIDFCLRLGRDLQKACYCINGVSLQLQEGATRQKGDQKKHRDFQDNNHRLFKERWDFYLRNLDKSSLTSDVLLGRDDREEVSTAYPVKGKINKTQNKQCIDGWLAGIGDPKPRTALIKIDDAEFFILANNFRPDLQKNNVNLGYHSFSLFVPEKFLDDSLHEVSLYDAETNQLLDKSDCVWPPNRRFIDFQGMLKYSMTNPLITLPFREEDKRCFAFMENLANQLSQRALALQDKPLVSVIMPVFNRSKIIRESIFSVLRQTYKWLELIVIDDASTDDTVKVVSEIEDQRLKLLRLPTNQGHSFSRNEGLKIANGEIIAYLDSDNTWETRYLSAIVGAYDRLPLADAIYSGMLLYSGSNSQLFAVRYGHFHRSLLENRNYIDLNVFTHKRKLFNKIGGFNENLRRYTDYDLILKYSEVATLYSVPILLVNYFYNKDKNTVTNDSTYGQQINHVWSNMNVRYTQIISGKSNNSLKHHVTVVIPSFNAYQDIEQCINTLISNHWNDKLDIICIDNASDDARVLSFLISHANNGNIKLIENPKNMGFTYAVNQGIKAAQTKSDILILNNDAILSKSALLELQKSCYDLPHAAITVPRQVLPGGTKTIKDHVPYANPNRDCDVNLSAHHNNIANLPLFHNGKEVEISYAPFFATYIRRDIIEAIGMLDSEYGRHYRSDRVYCDLIRHVLGKKIYYIPEAIVFHKLQKSTDELRESSEKSAEFNLMFVKNQWDEKSKFTLGYCTAAWDVF, from the coding sequence ATGAGCACACCTCCCGGCCTCTTGGATCTAACTCCCCTTTTTGCCTCCAATGCTGAATTGGATGATTTAACCCTAATGCCTCCGGATACGGTTGTGCCTTCGACTCATGAGGGGCAACAGGAGCCTTCTAAACAATTTGCCATGGGACAACCCAAGATCATGGGGCCGGAAAAGATGACTCAAAATGGGGACGCTTCGAAAGAGTTTGAACAACCTGAGACTCAGACTCAATTCACTCCACTTCAAGAGATAGAGGCCAGCTCTCGGGAAGAATGGTTAACTCTGGCTCAGCGGCTGAAGGCGGAAGAACGTTGGGGAGAGGCGATCGCCGCTTACAAACAGGCAGTCAATGAAGACAGGCAACCCCAGACTCAGAAACAGTCTGGGCAGGATTCCTTGAAGCAGGAGATAGCAGCCTCCCCCCAAAGTTTTGAACAGTTACAGGCTCAAGCCTTCACCTATGGGCAACAGCGCCAGTGGCAGGCTTGTATTGAGACTTGCGAACAGGCGTTAAGGCTTCAACCTACGGCAAGCCTCTACAAACTTCTCGGGGATGTTTCACAAATCACGGGACAGTTGACGCAGGCGCAGCGGAGTTATCGGGAAGCCCTACGTTTACAGCCCGATTTTGCCGAGGTGTATGGGAATCTAGGAACTCTCTATGCCCGAGAACGGGAGTGGCAGCGGGCGATCGAATGTTTCCGACGGGCGCTGCGATATCAACCGCAACGAGCGGCACACCATCGCGCCTTAGCTGGGGTTTGGGAACAGGTGGGTAATGAGGTTGAAGCGGTGCGTTGTTGGCATCAGGTGTTGAGTTTGGAACCGGAGTCAGGGCAGGCTCAGGATTATTTCAGCTTGGGCAATCGCTGGGTGCGCTTAGGAGAGTGGCCCATGGCGGAACGCTATTACCGAGAGGCGATCGCCCGTGATGAGCAATTGACCGATGCTTGGCATAATCTGGCGGAGGTGTTGGCCTATCATCAGCAATGGCAGCCGGCCCGGGAGATTTATGAGCGGATTTTGCCTCGGGAACCGCAACGAGTGATGTCTCGCTTGGGTTATGCTCGGGTGTTGACGAAGTTGCAAGACTGGCAAGGGGCGATGGCTGAGTATCATCGTCTGGCCGAATCTGCCCCGGAACAAGTGTTGGCGCAACAGCGTTTTGCTCAAACCTTGAAGGAACAGGGGTTACTCGAAGAGGCGATCGCTGTTTATCGTCGTGCGCTTAACTTTGCCCCAGATGGATTTGAGTTACGGTTGGGGTTTGCGGAACTCTTGTCTGAGCAGGAACAATGGGAAGAAGCGTTGCCCCAAGCGGAGGCGGCGATCGCGCTGAATCCGGAGGTGGCGCAAGCCCATTATTATGCAGGACGCGCTCAGGTAGCTTGTGAACAGTGGCAGGCCGCGATTCCCCATCTCGAACAAGCGGTGAGGTTGGATTCGCAATTGTTCTGGGCCCGCTATTTCTGGGGAGAATCCCTGCTTGCCCTGGAAGATTGGCAGGGAGCGGCAGCGGTATTGGAAGCGGCAATGCCCCTGAATCCCGAGTATCCTGGGGGCTATTGCCATTTAGGGCAGGCGTTTTTAGAACTCGAACGGTATTCTGAAGCCGTGCAGGCCTATCGGCAAGCCATTTCTTTCGGGTCTAATTATCTAAGCTACTCTCTCCTCGGGGTGGCGTTGCTGAAGTTAAAAGATTCGGATGGGGCGATCGAAGTCTTAAATCGAGGATTAGAGTTAACGCCAGATTATTACAAATTTTATTTACTTCTGGGTGAAGCATTCCTTGAAAAACAGGATTGGCAAGCCGCGATCGAAGCATTAGGGCAGGCAGTTGCCTTAAAGCCTGAGGGACTAGAATTTAATCTACAGTTGCAGCAGTTATTGTGCCGCCTGGGACAGTCTCAAGAACCTGTCAAGAATTTGCGGCAGGCCTTGGATCTCAATTGTGATGACCCCCAACTCCAGTTGGCTTTAGGGGTAGTCTTACTGGAGGGAAGAATCGATCTAGATTGGGCCGAGGCTTGTTTAAGGCAGAATTTGGAGTTACAGCCCAATCAGCCGCAAGGCCACTTTTATCTGGGAAAATGCTCAGCGCGACAAGGGCAGCTTGATGAGGCGTTGGGGTTCTATCGTCGCAGTTGGGAGTTGAGCCAGAGCGTTGACTGTGGCTTAGCTTTAGGTGAAGTGTTGCAGCAGTTGGGTCGGTGGTCTGAAGCCGTCCAACAGTATCGCCAAGTCTTATTGGAGTTTGGGGAGTCAGGAGAGGCTTTATTTGGCTTAGGACAAGCTTTGGCAGCGTCCGAACGCCCCATGGAAGCCGTGGTGGAGTGGCGGCGAGCGATGGGGCTGGGGTGGAACAGTCCCGAGTTGTATCGCTGTTTAGCTGAGGCTTTAGTGAGCCTAGAGCGTTGGGATGAAGCGGTGTTGGAATGGGGGCGACTGTTGGAGCTTCAGCCTGGGAATGCCTTGGTGAGACGGCAGCGAGCCTTGGCGTTGATCGGCTTAGGTCGCTGGTCCGAGTCCGCCCAGGAGTGGCAGCAGTATTGGCAAGTAGCTCCGGGGTCAGGTCAAGGTACAGTGCTCGATTTTCGACCGCAGTTGGGGATATATGGGGAAATTCCTCATCATCAGGAGTTAAGTCTTACGGGAGATTTGACCATTGAGTTTTGGTTGCGTTTGAGGCAGTGGCCGCAGGATTGGACGAATCTTGTGGGTAAATTTGTCAGCGATGAGCAAAATGAGTTCTGTTTACGCATCAAGGATGGGGAGCGAGGCCAGTGGTACTATGGCCGGGGGGAAGGCTGTGCTACACCTCTAACTTGGGTGCCCCAAGAGACGATTCCCTTGCATCAATGGGTCCATATTACCTGTGTCCGCAAGTTCGGGCAGTCTGGACAGCTTTATATCAATGGTGTTTTACAGGGAGAACAGGACTGGGGGAACGAATCTGGTGCGACGCCGACTGAAGCTCCAGTGCGTCTGATGGTGAGTTCTCGTCTCCATCAGTTCTCGGATGGTCAGTTATCTGAGCTGCGGATTTGGAAGGTAGCTCGCACTGGGGATGAGATTAGAGGCAGAATGTGTGAGCCACTGACGGAGGGAGAACCAGGTCTAGTTGCAGTTTGGTCAGGGTCGGAAGACGGCGGTTTGGTCGATCTTAGAGGACAGTATCAGGGACAGATGAGGCAGGCTGCGGCCGCCGGAACGTCTCACCCTCGGGTGGGGGTCTGTAGTTGTGATGTGTCCCAGAACGGAAGGGAACAGGCCTATACTTTGGCGCAGTTGTATGGCAGTTGGGCTGAGGTGGAGTTCATTAGCTGTTGGTTTTCTCAGGCTGAAGGGCAGGTTTCGCCAGCCAATCAGGAGACGGAGATTCCCTGTCACACCATACAGGTTGAAGATGAGGAGCGGTTTCTTGAGCAGGCCCTGGGTTTGGTTTTGGCCCATCCCTATGAGGTAGTGCATCTATCCAAGCCTCAGATGCCGAATGTGATTTTGGGGCTGTTGTACAAGCTCCTGTGGGATGCGCGGGTGATTGTGGATATTGAGGATGAGGAGTTGAGTTTTATTGAGGCCGAGGCGGCTGTCAATTGCCGGGACTTGCCTCCTCTGAAAAATTTGGATAGTCAGAAGTGGACTGAAATTACGGCCAGCCTGGCGCGGGAGTTCGATCAGATTCGGGAGTTAAATAGGGCTGAGGCTGGGGAGTTGTCGGTGCTCCTGGGTTGTGAAGTGTCGCGGGGGTTAAGTTTGTTTTTGCAGAGGTTGCCTGCTGTTGAGTTTGTGTTGTCTAAAAGGGTAACTCATCAGGTCTTGGCTAAATTTCATCAGGGCGTTTCTGTTGTTATTTTAAGTTGGAATGGTGCAGGTCATCTTCAGCGACTTCTATCTAGTTTTTTTGACACAAATACCTATTTTCCGATCGAGTTAATTATTATCGACCATGGTTCAGAAGATAACACAGCTGAGGTAGTTCGACAGCAGGCAATTAATGAAAATATTCGTTATATTAATCGAGGTGCTAATTTTTCGTTTTCTGATTCTTGTAATTATGGTGCGAGTTTGACAAAGTATCCTTACTTGCTATTTTTAAGGAATGATATTGTTTTTAGTTCGGATGTGTTGCCTTTGGCGGTGAGTCGGTTAGATGATGCCACTATCGGGGCGGTGGGGGTGCGTTTGGATGATGATCCTTCATCGCTACCAAAGGGAAAAAATCCGGGGGTACAGCATACGGGGATTGAGTTTGTTTGGAATGAACAGCGAGGTTATTTCCAGCCTGAACAAATTCGCTATGGGAGTCTGAATGACTATTTGGCTGTTTCGGCTACTGAGGGTAATTTCTCTCCGGCAGTAGCGGGCGCCTTTTTGTTATGTCGGAAAGGTGATTTTGAAAAGGTTGGCCGCTTTTCTACGGATTATAATTATGGTTTAGAAGATATTGATTTTTGTTTGCGTTTAGGGCGGGATTTACAGAAGGCATGCTACTGCATTAATGGGGTAAGTTTACAGCTTCAAGAAGGAGCGACTCGTCAGAAAGGGGATCAGAAAAAGCATCGTGATTTCCAGGATAATAATCATCGATTATTTAAAGAGAGGTGGGATTTTTATTTGCGTAATTTAGATAAATCTTCTTTGACAAGTGATGTTTTACTTGGAAGAGATGATCGGGAAGAAGTGAGTACAGCCTATCCTGTGAAGGGAAAGATAAACAAAACTCAAAACAAGCAATGTATTGATGGTTGGTTAGCTGGTATTGGTGATCCAAAGCCCAGGACAGCACTTATTAAAATAGATGATGCTGAGTTTTTTATTCTAGCCAATAATTTTCGTCCAGATCTACAAAAAAATAATGTAAACCTTGGTTATCACTCTTTTTCCCTTTTTGTACCTGAAAAATTTTTAGATGATTCTTTGCATGAAGTTTCTTTATATGATGCAGAAACTAACCAACTTCTTGATAAATCTGATTGTGTATGGCCACCAAATCGCCGATTTATAGATTTTCAAGGGATGTTGAAATACTCAATGACTAATCCTCTGATAACTTTACCTTTCAGGGAGGAAGATAAACGCTGCTTTGCATTCATGGAAAACCTTGCCAATCAACTATCTCAACGAGCTTTAGCATTACAAGACAAGCCTTTAGTGTCTGTAATTATGCCTGTTTTTAATCGCAGTAAAATTATACGAGAATCTATTTTCTCGGTTTTGAGGCAAACTTATAAATGGCTTGAATTAATTGTGATCGATGATGCTAGTACCGATGATACCGTAAAAGTTGTAAGTGAAATAGAAGATCAGAGATTGAAGTTACTAAGACTGCCTACTAATCAAGGCCATTCATTTTCAAGAAATGAGGGGCTGAAGATTGCAAATGGTGAAATTATTGCATATCTTGACAGTGATAATACATGGGAAACGAGATATTTATCTGCCATAGTAGGAGCTTATGACAGGCTACCTTTAGCTGATGCAATATATAGTGGAATGCTTTTGTATAGTGGCTCAAATTCTCAGCTTTTTGCAGTACGCTATGGACATTTTCATAGGTCACTCCTAGAAAATAGAAACTATATAGATTTAAACGTTTTCACCCATAAACGCAAGCTTTTTAACAAGATAGGTGGGTTTAATGAAAACTTACGTCGATATACAGACTATGACTTAATTTTGAAATATTCAGAGGTTGCCACGCTATATTCTGTTCCCATATTGCTAGTAAATTATTTTTACAATAAAGATAAAAACACAGTAACCAATGACAGTACCTATGGTCAGCAAATTAATCATGTTTGGAGCAATATGAATGTTCGTTATACTCAGATCATTTCTGGTAAATCAAACAATAGCTTGAAACATCATGTAACGGTGGTAATACCCAGTTTTAACGCTTATCAAGATATTGAACAATGCATAAATACCCTAATTTCAAATCATTGGAATGACAAATTAGATATAATTTGCATCGATAATGCCTCTGATGATGCTAGGGTATTAAGTTTTTTAATAAGTCATGCTAATAACGGCAATATAAAACTTATTGAAAATCCCAAAAATATGGGCTTTACTTATGCAGTTAATCAAGGAATTAAAGCAGCCCAAACTAAGTCTGATATTTTGATTCTGAATAACGATGCCATCTTATCCAAATCGGCATTGCTGGAATTGCAAAAATCATGCTATGATCTTCCTCATGCAGCAATCACTGTGCCACGTCAAGTTTTACCTGGTGGTACTAAGACAATCAAAGATCACGTTCCCTACGCCAATCCAAATCGTGATTGTGATGTTAATCTGTCTGCTCATCATAATAATATTGCAAATCTACCATTATTCCATAATGGTAAAGAGGTTGAGATTTCTTATGCACCTTTTTTTGCCACGTACATTCGCCGAGATATCATAGAAGCTATTGGAATGCTTGACTCTGAATATGGCCGGCATTATCGTTCTGACAGAGTTTATTGTGACTTAATCCGCCATGTACTAGGCAAAAAGATATATTATATTCCCGAGGCTATTGTCTTCCATAAGTTACAAAAGTCTACCGATGAATTACGTGAAAGTTCTGAGAAATCAGCAGAATTCAATTTAATGTTTGTCAAGAACCAATGGGATGAAAAATCAAAATTTACTCTGGGATATTGTACGGCGGCTTGGGATGTATTTTAA